Genomic DNA from Sediminispirochaeta bajacaliforniensis DSM 16054:
CCTCCATCGTTATGGGGATTAATCTAATAAAAAGGAGATGTTATGCGTAAGTTTTTATTGATCTGTTTTGTCGTCCTGATGCCCTTCTCACTTGCGGCACAAAATGTCGTTGCCTCCACCAGCTGGACCGCCGCCTTTGCCATGGCAGCCGGCGCCGACTCAGTCACCTTCCTCGCTCCGGCGGAGATGACCCACCCTGCAGAATACGAGCTCATGCCTTCCGATATTCCGAAAGTGGCCAAGGCCGACTATTTTGTGTATGCAGGATATGAGGTAATGATGGACGAAATCAACAAAACCCTTTCGGGCGACAGCTCAAAGGGAATCCAAATCGTCACCCAGTACGATTGGGAGACCATGGAACAGTCGGTTATGACCATTGCCAGACGCATGGGAACCATAGAGAAGGCAAAGGAAAACCTTGAAGCATTACAAGCCTTGTACGAACAGGCGGCACAAAAAGCAAAGGAAAGCGGTCTTGCCGGGCAGAAGGCCCTTGTCCATCGCTACCAGGTGCCCTTTGCCCAAACCCTTGGGCTTGAGGTCGTCGGCAGCTTCGGCCCCCAACCCCTGACCCTCGGCCAGATCAATCAGTTCAAGGATTCCGATGCCACCATCATCCTGGACAACATTCATAACCCCATTGCAAAGCCCCTGCAGGAGATCCTCCCCAAAGCGACATGCTTCACACTCATCAATTTTCCTGGAACCAAGGGAACAAAAACCATCAACGATGTAATTTCATACAATCTTACGGTGGTGACAAAAAAATAGTTGCAGCCGATCATAACCCGAGGCCGGTACTAAGCTACTAACGCCGGTCGCGGGTTCGGTCACGATGCTATACCGGTTATAAACCTTCATTTTTCACTACATGATCTATATCCTGCAAGCCAAGTCCAATATATTCTTTTTCATATTCTTTATAGTTCTTAATCAAATTCTGTGACTTTTCCTTTAACTCGGTTATGTTAATTTTATCTTTATTCAACTTTACTTCTGCCATCTTTATTCTTTTATTCAATTCATCAATGCAGACTATATCGATTTCATTCTGATTCCCTTTTTCCCAGTAATTTCCTATCTCCATATATTTCCCAGAGTTTCGATAGATTTCCTGATAAAGTTTTTCAAGTATAGGGCCACTATAACTTTTCAGAGTTTCTTTCAATTTATTTCGTATATATTCATAATTATTATTCTCAATGGCCGTTCTATATTTATATACATATCGAAACCAGAATTTCAAAAAATTATCACTTATACAATATTTCTGGATTCTTCCCGTTGGTTTTGCTCCTATAGGCTTTATCTTTCCAACGATATTATAATCAGTTACTAATTTCTCTAAATACCCTCCAATGTCCTTTTCTAATATTGATTCAATTTCACTTCGTGAAGTTCGTCCTTCTGATAGAAGCTCTAAAATAGAAAAATAGGTTCCATATTCTTTCCCAAATTCTTCTATTAGAATCGTTCGCCCTTCC
This window encodes:
- a CDS encoding metal ABC transporter solute-binding protein, Zn/Mn family; protein product: MRKFLLICFVVLMPFSLAAQNVVASTSWTAAFAMAAGADSVTFLAPAEMTHPAEYELMPSDIPKVAKADYFVYAGYEVMMDEINKTLSGDSSKGIQIVTQYDWETMEQSVMTIARRMGTIEKAKENLEALQALYEQAAQKAKESGLAGQKALVHRYQVPFAQTLGLEVVGSFGPQPLTLGQINQFKDSDATIILDNIHNPIAKPLQEILPKATCFTLINFPGTKGTKTINDVISYNLTVVTKK